The Lathyrus oleraceus cultivar Zhongwan6 chromosome 5, CAAS_Psat_ZW6_1.0, whole genome shotgun sequence genome includes the window ATCCCATACTCCACAAAAAATGGAATTATAGAtaggaagaatagaaccatcatgaacATGGTGAGGCGTATTCTAAGAGGCAAGCACTTGCCTAATAAGTTATGGGGTGAGGGTGTGTCGACTGCAACATACATCCTGAACATATGTCCAACTAAGAAGCTAGAAGGAATGATGCCAGAAGAATGTTagtctggtgtcaagcctagcttaaAACAtatgaaggtgtttggatctatacCACATAAACATGTGCCTAATCATTTTAGAAGGAAGCTTGATGACAAGTATAGCTAAGTGATACTTACATAGGATACAAAATATTTTAATCCTGAAACAAGCAAGTTATGATCAGAAGAGACGTGATCATATATGAGCTAAAGGGGTAAGATTGGAAAGACGATGTCAAGAAGGATTCAATAGGATTCTATATGATGAATCATCTAATGAAGCTGATAGAGAAGTTTGAAAAAAACAAGTCAGAGGTCAAGCAGGCAtaagcagacctcaaagaacaagaaaCATGTCTGTcaggttgcaagaatgtgtgattatatcagatgatgtggtcgatgatGAAGGCTAAATTATCCATTATGCTTTCCATGCAGATAGTGAGCCAGTAAATATAACTGAGGCATTGAAGGACTTAAAATAGATGCATGAGATGAATGAAGAACTGAAGTCTATAGAAGTTAACAATACCTAGTCACTAGTCGAATTTCCACAAGGCAAGAAGGAAATTGATATGAAGTGGGTATATAAAGTGAAGATGAATCCAAAAGGAGAAGTAATCAGACACAAAGAAAGACTAGTAGCTAAAGGATTTCCCCAGAGATAAGGCATTGAATTTGATGAATCCTTTGCGCCAGTTGCGAGGGTCAAAATAATCAGGTTGATTGTTGGCCTAACAAACATGAACAAATGGTATGTGTATCAGATGGACGTGAAATGTGCATACCTGAATGGTCGTCTAGTTAAAGAGGTTTATGTAGCATAACTGATTGGGTTTGTGAAGTAAGGCAAGGAAAATAAGGTATACATGCTGCATCAAGCCTTAtatggacttaagcaagctcTAATAGCATGAAATaagaagacaaatggcttccTAAGAGAGAAATAATTTGTGAAATGCACAACTGAGCATGGGGTATATGTCAGAAGAAGGATGAGTGAATttcttatactatgtctctataTCGATGACCTCTTGATAACTGGcagctgcaagaaggagatcaaagacttcaaaggtgatTTGAGAAAGGAGTTAGAAATGGCTCACTTGGGAAATATTTCATACTTCTTGTGTATtgaattctacaagagtagtaAAGGCCCAATGATGCttcaaagaagatatgcaagtGAATTACTCAAAAGATTTGAGATGGAAGAATGCAATGAAACTTTGACACCTACTGAACCAAGGCTGCAACCGTCGaaagactcagatgaagatgatgttgatcTAACTAAGTATAAAAGACTCATTGGATCATTAAGATACATTTGTCTCAGAAGGCCCAATCTAGCATATAGTGCAAGTAttgtgagtagattcatgcagaatCCAAAGGTATCACACCTATCAGCCACAAAAAGGATACTAAGGTATCGTAgaggaactctcgactatggaattttgtttcctgcagAAGATGGAGGAAAAaatgcaaactagtgggatacaccgactcaagttggtgtgGTGATGTTGAGGATAGATAATCCATAACTGGGATTGGGTTTATGTTAGGTGGTGCACCAGTCATTTCAAGTTCAAGAAAGGAACCAATGGTAGCGTTGTCATAATGTGAGACTGAGTACATAGTTGTCTTCCTTTGTGCGTGTCAAGCAACGTGGATTGTGAACCTGATCGAGGAGATTTCAGGAGAAAACGATGGAGTAATGACCATGAAGATCGTGAACATGTTTGCTATCAATCTGGCAAAGAACCCGATAGAACATGGAAGAAGCAaacacatcgaaatgaggttccattatcttcgagagcaagtaGCAAATCTGAAGCTAAACTTAAAACACTACAAAACTAAGAGTCAGATTGCAGATATCATGACGCATGTTGTGGAGGTCGAATTGTTCAAGAGATTAAGAAAAATaatgaatgtagatagcttagacacaatggATTAGGTTGTGTATTAAATATGTATTTCTTTGTGTTAAGCATGTCTGTAAGACTCGACAGAGTCGAAACAAATTTATTCGATAATAGTCGAAGTAGATAATTTTTGAAGGAGTTAATCTCGACAAAGTTAAACTTAGCCTTTTTTAGTTGAATTAGCTAGAGATTATTTAGTGTGCAAGTAATATCATCTACAAATAGAGAGATACCCTACCATTGTAAAAAAAATTGAACAAGAGAAAGTTAGTTAGAATAAACATATAGAGAAACTCTACAGAGTTTGGTCCATCTTTATTTTCTCCCAAAATCCTAATTTCTGTTTTCTTACCCAATTCTCTTTCATGAATTTCTTTTCTTCTCAAATTATTGTGCGGCATAATCATCTTGCAACCAAGGTGCGGTTGAATCACTCAAGTGAAGAGTGATGAACGAGAAGAACGatcaatcagaaagattgattcttATTCAGTCAAGATTGATTCGGATTATCTCCAAGAGTGGGGTTACACTAGTGCAGAAAGAAGATTTTACACCCGTTTTTTATACATATTACACCCGTTATGATAGGGTGTAAATTCAAAGGGTGAGATATGTATGAAgaatttacacccgttttaaaacgggtgtaaaaagagaatatattacaccctattttagatttaaaaaaagGGTGTAATTGGTAGATATATACATTAAATTTTAAGACATTTACACCCTATTTAAtataaaacgggtgtaaattgtCACCTATTACACCCTGTTTTAGATAAAAAAAGGTGTAATTGGTAGATATATACATTGAATTTTAGGACATTTACACCCTATTTAAtataaaacgggtgtaaattgtCACCTACATACATTGAAGTTAAACGAATTTACACCCTATTATAATTCAAACGGGTGTAAAATGACAAATATTTACACCCTATTTTTGATATATCAAATGTAAAATATCTTATA containing:
- the LOC127080001 gene encoding uncharacterized mitochondrial protein AtMg00810-like, with amino-acid sequence MSEFLILCLYIDDLLITGSCKKEIKDFKGDLRKELEMAHLGNISYFLCIEFYKSSKGPMMLQRRYASELLKRFEMEECNETLTPTEPRLQPSKDSDEDDVDLTKYKRLIGSLRYICLRRPNLAYSASIVSRFMQNPKVSHLSATKRILRYRRGTLDYGILFPAEDGGKNAN